One genomic region from Arthrobacter sp. FB24 encodes:
- the aceE gene encoding pyruvate dehydrogenase (acetyl-transferring), homodimeric type codes for MHARKERLDVAAGEDTSHILSGLTNQLPDRDPEETAEWIESLDTLIREQGTERAQYIMRSLLQRAGAQSVGVPMVTTTDYVNTIPADQEAPFPGNEEYERRYRAYMRWNAAVMVHRSQRPNIGVGGHISTYAGAATLYEVGFNHFFRGKDHPGGGDQVFFQGHASPGMYARAFMEGRLTEEDLDGFRQEKSKAGHALSSYPHPRLMPGFWEFPTVSMGIGPMNAIYQAQSNRYLHNRGLKDTSDQQVWAFLGDGEMDEPESRGLLQLAANENLDNLNFVINCNLQRLDGPVRGNGKIMQELEAFFRGAGWNVIKVVWGREWDDLLAKDNDGSLVKIMNETPDGDYQTYKAESGGFVREHFFGKTPQTKDMVADLSDDQIWNLKRGGHDYRKVYAAYKAATEFKGKPTVILAKTVKGYGLGPHFEGRNATHQMKKLTLDDLKSFRDHLRIPITDEQLEGDPYQPPYFHPGNDAPEIAYMMERRAALGGSVPERRSKHAAITLPDAKSYEVAKRGSGKQQAATTMAFVRLLKDLMRDKEFGKHIAPIIPDEARTFGMDAFFPTAKIYNPKGQNYLSVDRDLVLAYKESAQGQLIHPGINEAGAVAAFTAAGTAYATHGVPLIPVYVFYSMFGFQRTGDAFWAAADQMTRGFIIGATAGRTTLTGEGLQHADGHSPILAATNPAVVTYDPAYGYEMGHIIRDGIERMYGPDSTDRNLMYYITVYNEPITQPAEPDELDVEGVIKGIYLLAPAKIDGPRTQILASGVSVPWALEAQRILAEDWGVSADVWSVTSWNELRRDAMAAEEEAFLNPGQPARVPFVTAQLEGATGPIVAVTDYMKAVPDQIRQFLPNEFASLGADGFGFSDTRAAARRFFKNDIHSIVVRSLEMLARRSEVDAQAPAQAIEKYRLHNVNAGSTGNAGGES; via the coding sequence ATGCATGCGCGCAAAGAGAGGTTGGACGTGGCTGCAGGAGAAGATACCTCCCATATCCTCAGCGGGTTGACTAACCAGCTGCCTGATCGTGATCCGGAAGAGACCGCCGAATGGATTGAGTCCCTGGATACGCTGATCAGGGAACAGGGCACCGAGCGTGCCCAGTACATCATGCGCAGTCTCCTGCAGCGTGCCGGCGCCCAGAGCGTCGGGGTTCCGATGGTCACCACCACGGACTATGTGAACACCATTCCCGCGGACCAGGAAGCACCGTTCCCGGGCAACGAGGAATACGAGCGCCGCTACCGGGCGTACATGCGCTGGAACGCCGCGGTCATGGTGCACCGGTCCCAGCGCCCGAACATCGGGGTCGGCGGGCACATCTCCACCTATGCCGGGGCCGCGACCCTGTACGAGGTCGGGTTCAACCACTTCTTCCGCGGCAAGGACCACCCCGGCGGCGGGGACCAGGTCTTCTTCCAGGGCCACGCTTCCCCGGGCATGTACGCCAGGGCGTTCATGGAAGGACGCCTGACCGAGGAGGACCTGGACGGGTTCCGGCAGGAAAAGTCCAAGGCCGGCCACGCCCTGTCCTCCTACCCGCACCCGCGGCTGATGCCCGGGTTCTGGGAATTCCCCACCGTGTCCATGGGCATCGGGCCGATGAACGCGATCTACCAGGCCCAGTCCAACCGGTACCTGCACAACCGCGGCCTGAAAGACACCTCCGACCAGCAGGTCTGGGCGTTCCTGGGCGACGGGGAAATGGACGAGCCCGAGTCCCGCGGCCTGCTCCAGCTCGCCGCGAACGAGAACCTGGACAACCTGAACTTCGTGATCAACTGCAACCTCCAGCGCCTGGACGGGCCGGTGCGCGGCAACGGGAAGATCATGCAGGAACTCGAAGCGTTCTTCCGCGGCGCGGGCTGGAACGTCATCAAGGTCGTCTGGGGCCGGGAATGGGATGACCTCCTGGCCAAGGACAACGACGGGTCCCTGGTGAAGATCATGAACGAGACCCCGGACGGGGACTACCAGACCTACAAGGCAGAATCCGGCGGGTTCGTCCGCGAACACTTCTTCGGGAAGACCCCGCAGACCAAGGACATGGTCGCGGACCTGAGCGATGACCAGATCTGGAACCTCAAGCGCGGCGGCCACGACTACCGCAAGGTCTACGCCGCGTACAAGGCAGCCACCGAATTCAAGGGCAAACCCACCGTCATCCTGGCCAAAACGGTCAAGGGCTACGGCCTCGGCCCGCACTTCGAAGGCCGCAACGCCACACACCAGATGAAGAAACTCACCCTCGACGACCTCAAGTCGTTCCGGGACCACCTGCGCATCCCGATCACGGATGAGCAGCTCGAGGGCGATCCCTACCAGCCGCCGTACTTCCACCCCGGCAACGATGCGCCGGAAATCGCGTACATGATGGAGCGCCGGGCCGCCCTGGGCGGTTCCGTTCCGGAGCGCCGCAGCAAGCATGCCGCCATCACGCTTCCCGACGCGAAGTCCTATGAGGTGGCCAAGCGCGGTTCGGGCAAGCAGCAGGCTGCCACGACCATGGCGTTCGTCCGCCTGCTCAAGGACCTCATGCGGGACAAGGAGTTCGGCAAGCACATCGCGCCGATCATCCCCGATGAGGCGCGTACGTTCGGCATGGATGCGTTCTTCCCGACGGCGAAGATCTACAACCCCAAGGGCCAGAACTACCTCTCCGTGGACCGGGACCTGGTCCTGGCCTACAAGGAATCCGCCCAGGGCCAGCTGATCCACCCCGGCATCAACGAAGCCGGCGCCGTCGCAGCCTTCACCGCCGCCGGCACCGCCTACGCCACCCACGGCGTCCCGCTGATCCCGGTCTACGTGTTCTACTCCATGTTCGGCTTCCAGCGCACCGGCGACGCCTTCTGGGCCGCCGCGGACCAAATGACCCGCGGCTTCATCATCGGCGCCACTGCAGGCCGGACCACCCTCACCGGCGAAGGACTCCAGCACGCCGACGGCCACTCCCCCATCCTCGCCGCCACCAACCCGGCCGTCGTCACCTACGACCCCGCCTACGGCTACGAAATGGGCCACATCATCCGCGACGGCATCGAGCGGATGTACGGACCGGACTCCACTGACCGGAACCTGATGTACTACATCACCGTCTACAACGAACCCATCACCCAGCCGGCAGAGCCGGACGAGCTGGACGTTGAAGGCGTGATCAAGGGCATCTATCTGCTCGCACCGGCCAAGATTGACGGCCCCCGCACGCAGATCCTGGCCTCGGGCGTTTCGGTGCCCTGGGCGCTCGAAGCCCAGCGGATCCTGGCCGAGGACTGGGGCGTCTCCGCAGACGTCTGGTCCGTCACGTCATGGAACGAACTCCGCCGCGACGCCATGGCCGCCGAGGAAGAGGCCTTCCTCAACCCGGGCCAGCCGGCGCGCGTGCCGTTCGTCACCGCGCAGCTCGAAGGTGCCACCGGCCCTATCGTGGCTGTCACGGACTACATGAAGGCCGTCCCGGACCAGATCCGCCAGTTCCTCCCGAACGAGTTCGCCTCGCTCGGCGCGGACGGCTTCGGCTTCTCCGACACCCGCGCCGCAGCACGCCGCTTCTTCAAGAACGACATCCACTCCATCGTGGTCCGTTCACTGGAGATGCTCGCGCGCCGCAGCGAGGTGGACGCCCAGGCTCCTGCCCAGGCCATTGAGAAGTATCGCCTGCATAACGTGAATGCGGGTTCCACCGGAAACGCCGGAGGCGAATCCTGA
- a CDS encoding peroxiredoxin has protein sequence MTLQQLQTVYGAGEAPAVPEVGDLAPDFELVNQYGEPVRLSELRGRNVVVVFYPFAFSGICTGELCEIRDNLSLFEDANATVLALSVDSKFTVRAYAEKEGYGFDLLADFWPHGAVAAQYGVFDPNSGMAQRGTFIIDADGIIRYVVVNPRGQARDLAAYRAALSELGGN, from the coding sequence GTGACGCTCCAGCAACTGCAAACGGTTTACGGTGCCGGTGAGGCCCCCGCTGTTCCCGAGGTCGGAGACTTAGCGCCCGACTTTGAACTGGTCAACCAGTACGGCGAACCCGTCCGGCTGTCGGAATTGCGGGGACGCAACGTCGTCGTCGTGTTCTATCCGTTCGCCTTTTCGGGAATCTGCACGGGCGAGCTCTGTGAAATCCGGGACAACCTTTCGCTGTTTGAGGACGCGAATGCCACCGTCCTGGCCCTTTCCGTGGACAGTAAGTTCACTGTGCGGGCCTACGCGGAAAAGGAAGGGTACGGATTCGACCTGCTGGCCGACTTCTGGCCCCACGGGGCAGTTGCCGCCCAATACGGCGTCTTCGACCCCAACAGCGGCATGGCCCAACGGGGTACTTTCATCATCGATGCGGACGGCATCATTCGGTACGTCGTGGTGAATCCTCGCGGCCAGGCCCGTGACCTGGCCGCCTACCGTGCAGCCCTGTCGGAGCTTGGCGGGAACTGA
- a CDS encoding DUF3052 domain-containing protein encodes MSEADAATSVNVAEKLGFKNGDLIQEFGYDDDVDFDLRDDIEDLTGSELLDEDDHDVVDAVIFWWRDGDGDLVDTLMDSLTTLSENGVVWVLTPKSGRHGYVSPAEIQEAAPTAGLHLTTSPGVSKDWSATRLVTRKNK; translated from the coding sequence GTGAGCGAGGCCGACGCCGCCACTTCGGTAAATGTGGCGGAAAAATTGGGTTTCAAAAACGGGGATCTGATTCAGGAGTTCGGTTACGACGACGACGTCGACTTCGACTTACGTGACGATATTGAGGACCTGACCGGTTCTGAACTCCTTGATGAAGACGACCATGACGTTGTTGACGCCGTCATTTTTTGGTGGCGGGACGGCGACGGAGACCTGGTTGACACCCTCATGGATTCCCTCACCACTCTGAGTGAGAACGGTGTGGTCTGGGTACTCACTCCCAAGTCGGGCAGGCACGGCTACGTGTCGCCGGCGGAGATCCAGGAAGCCGCACCCACGGCAGGGCTCCACCTCACCACTTCACCTGGCGTTTCCAAGGACTGGAGCGCAACGCGCCTGGTCACCAGGAAGAACAAGTGA
- a CDS encoding NAD-dependent protein deacetylase yields the protein MRQRHPGLGMTGFASLPPVGAAAPAPDELGVLRGIRDAIAGTRFALLTGAGLSTDSGIPDYRGPDAAPRAPMTYQEFIGHAGNRQRYWARNHIGWSHLRRADPNDGHAAAARLEQRGLLTGLITQNVDRLHEDAGSVNVVDLHGRFDRVACLSCARRYSRTLLAGVLEELNPGFLEQALADGVVEMAPDADATVEDSALIRSFVVAHCPACGGTLKPDFVYFGENVPKDRVERSYAMVDEAGALVVAGSSLTVMSGLRFVRHAAKQEKPVVIINRGATRGDDLATIKLEAGVSESLTWLAAELPDL from the coding sequence ATGAGGCAGCGGCACCCCGGGCTCGGCATGACTGGCTTCGCCAGTCTGCCGCCGGTGGGTGCCGCCGCCCCTGCCCCTGACGAGCTCGGCGTCCTCCGGGGCATCAGGGACGCGATAGCTGGAACACGCTTCGCACTCCTCACCGGAGCCGGCCTCAGCACCGACTCCGGCATACCGGACTACCGGGGTCCGGATGCTGCCCCGAGGGCGCCCATGACCTATCAGGAGTTCATCGGGCACGCCGGCAACCGCCAACGGTACTGGGCGCGGAACCATATCGGCTGGTCCCACCTGCGGCGCGCCGACCCGAATGACGGCCACGCGGCAGCAGCCCGGCTTGAGCAGCGCGGCCTGTTGACCGGCCTGATCACCCAGAATGTGGACCGGCTCCACGAGGACGCCGGGAGCGTGAACGTGGTGGACCTCCACGGCCGCTTCGACCGGGTGGCCTGCCTGTCCTGCGCCCGCCGCTACAGCAGGACGCTGCTGGCCGGAGTGCTGGAGGAGCTCAACCCCGGATTCCTGGAGCAGGCCCTTGCGGACGGCGTGGTTGAGATGGCGCCGGACGCCGACGCCACGGTGGAGGATTCGGCCCTCATCCGCAGTTTCGTTGTGGCGCACTGTCCGGCCTGCGGCGGAACCCTCAAGCCCGACTTTGTGTATTTCGGCGAAAACGTACCAAAGGACCGGGTTGAACGCTCCTACGCCATGGTCGACGAGGCCGGCGCCCTGGTTGTTGCAGGATCCTCACTGACGGTCATGAGCGGGCTTCGCTTCGTCCGGCATGCCGCCAAGCAGGAGAAGCCGGTGGTCATCATCAATAGGGGAGCTACGCGCGGAGACGACCTTGCGACCATCAAACTGGAGGCCGGCGTTAGCGAATCCCTCACCTGGCTCGCCGCCGAGCTGCCGGATCTGTGA
- a CDS encoding aminotransferase-like domain-containing protein has product MNNDSSSRIAARLREWIATAAPGARLPSTRSLVAGYQASPVTVQKALQSLTAQGLIESRPGVGTFVRAVRTARPSDYGWQTAALRSPLAPLPSASTTMRDVANNAIAFHSGYPDRELLPERLVRAALTRAARGDAALSRPPAAGLPELQSWFARELGASTPAGTTPPNPSDVVVLPGSQSGLSSIFSALAGRGQPLLMESPTYWGAILAAAQAGVRVVPVPSGPDGPDPAELARAFDETGARLFYAQPNYANPTGAQWAPGRGEEVLEVVRGKGAFLVEDDWAHDFGITTSPVPVASRDDSGHVVYLRSLTKSVSPAIRIAAVIARGPARERILADRAAESMYVSGLLQAAALDVVTQPGWQTHLRSLRHQLQARRDLLVTSIREHAPQAHIEQVPKGGLNLWARLPDATDLDRLTRDCESRGVIIAAGREWFPAEPAGAFIRLNYSGSNPGAFPEGARIIGESIERNSS; this is encoded by the coding sequence ATGAACAACGATAGCAGTTCCCGGATTGCCGCACGACTGCGGGAATGGATCGCCACAGCAGCACCCGGTGCCCGCCTGCCGTCCACGCGCTCACTGGTGGCTGGCTACCAGGCAAGTCCCGTGACCGTCCAAAAGGCACTCCAATCCCTCACGGCGCAGGGGCTGATCGAGAGCCGCCCCGGCGTCGGGACCTTCGTCCGGGCCGTCCGGACTGCACGCCCCTCGGACTACGGCTGGCAGACGGCGGCCTTACGCTCACCACTGGCACCGCTTCCGTCGGCCTCCACCACCATGCGCGACGTCGCGAACAACGCCATCGCCTTCCACTCCGGCTACCCGGACCGGGAACTCCTGCCGGAGCGCCTGGTGCGTGCAGCACTCACCCGCGCTGCCCGGGGCGACGCAGCGTTGTCCCGTCCCCCCGCAGCGGGCCTGCCGGAACTCCAATCGTGGTTCGCCCGCGAACTCGGCGCCTCGACACCCGCCGGGACCACACCGCCGAACCCGAGCGACGTCGTCGTGCTGCCGGGAAGCCAGAGCGGGCTCAGCTCCATCTTCAGCGCGCTCGCGGGCCGCGGACAGCCGCTGCTGATGGAATCACCCACCTACTGGGGAGCCATCCTCGCAGCGGCCCAGGCCGGAGTCCGCGTTGTCCCGGTACCGAGCGGTCCGGACGGCCCGGACCCGGCGGAACTGGCCCGTGCATTTGACGAAACCGGCGCGCGCCTCTTCTACGCGCAACCCAACTACGCGAACCCGACGGGTGCTCAGTGGGCGCCAGGGCGCGGGGAAGAGGTCCTGGAGGTAGTGCGGGGCAAGGGTGCATTCCTGGTGGAGGATGACTGGGCCCACGACTTCGGCATCACCACCAGTCCCGTGCCCGTCGCCTCGCGCGACGACTCGGGCCATGTGGTGTACCTCCGGTCCCTGACCAAGAGTGTGTCGCCGGCCATCCGAATTGCCGCGGTCATTGCGCGAGGCCCGGCACGTGAACGCATCCTCGCGGACCGGGCAGCCGAGTCGATGTATGTCAGCGGGCTGCTCCAGGCCGCAGCGCTTGACGTCGTGACGCAACCCGGGTGGCAGACGCACCTGCGCAGCCTCCGCCACCAGCTCCAGGCGCGCCGCGACCTCCTGGTGACCAGCATCCGCGAGCACGCCCCGCAGGCGCATATCGAGCAGGTTCCCAAGGGAGGCCTGAATCTCTGGGCGCGGCTGCCCGACGCGACGGACCTCGATCGGCTGACCCGTGACTGCGAAAGCCGGGGCGTCATCATCGCCGCCGGCCGGGAGTGGTTCCCTGCTGAACCGGCCGGCGCGTTTATCCGCCTCAACTACTCCGGGTCCAACCCGGGTGCCTTCCCGGAAGGGGCGCGGATTATCGGCGAGTCAATCGAACGGAACAGCTCCTAG
- a CDS encoding IclR family transcriptional regulator, protein MADSRASRTSDGLGSASPAPAVTRAAAVLEALAASATGRLTLSDLSRELGIPKSSTSNLLLALEEARLINRQGADFTLGRKLVELGAAYLSRLDEVQEFYRFCEQAPTLSGETVRIAMLDGTNVIYLARYEGHPAVRLTSNIGDKMPVSLCAVGKALIARLHDHDIDELFPDDAELPVLTPKSLRTGAEFKKQLPVIREQGYAFEDEESTTGVVCLAVSVPTRGAHGPSLGLSVTALKATYSQEQGAMMVKELKELARSLGNPMG, encoded by the coding sequence ATGGCCGATTCCCGGGCTTCCCGCACCTCCGACGGACTGGGGAGCGCGTCCCCCGCTCCGGCTGTGACGCGCGCCGCCGCCGTGCTGGAGGCCCTGGCTGCCTCCGCAACGGGCAGGCTCACGCTGAGTGACCTGTCGCGCGAACTCGGCATCCCCAAGTCGTCCACCTCGAACCTTTTGCTCGCCCTCGAAGAGGCGCGCCTCATCAACCGCCAGGGAGCCGATTTTACGCTCGGGCGCAAGCTTGTGGAACTTGGTGCCGCCTACCTCAGCCGGCTTGACGAGGTCCAGGAGTTCTACCGCTTCTGCGAGCAGGCTCCCACCCTGTCCGGGGAAACAGTCCGCATCGCGATGCTTGATGGAACCAACGTCATCTACCTGGCCCGTTATGAAGGTCACCCCGCGGTCCGGCTGACCTCGAATATCGGCGACAAGATGCCGGTGTCGCTCTGTGCCGTGGGCAAGGCGCTCATCGCGCGGCTGCACGACCACGACATTGACGAGCTGTTCCCTGATGACGCCGAACTTCCCGTGCTCACGCCCAAGTCGCTGCGGACGGGAGCCGAATTCAAGAAGCAGTTGCCGGTTATCCGCGAGCAGGGATATGCCTTCGAGGATGAGGAATCCACCACCGGTGTCGTGTGCCTGGCAGTCTCAGTCCCGACCAGGGGAGCCCACGGGCCAAGCCTCGGCCTTTCGGTCACCGCACTGAAGGCCACCTACTCCCAGGAGCAGGGCGCCATGATGGTGAAGGAACTCAAGGAGTTGGCCCGGTCCCTGGGCAACCCGATGGGCTAA
- a CDS encoding MFS transporter yields the protein MLVTTRTESPIADADGAVVEPEQLRRATLASSVGSALEYYDFYIYGLASALIFGPLFFKPLGEDGALIASFATYGVGFAARPFGGVIFGVIGDRFGRKMVLILTIGLMGTASFAIGLLPTFEQAGMLGAVLLVTLRILQGLGAGAEQAGATTLISEVAPRRRRGFFASLPFVGIQLGTLLGAGTFALIAMADKAVLEGWLWRVPFLASIILIAVAIFIRLRLKETPVFQELEKHKNVVKNPIGQLWKHSKKNVLIGIGLRMGENGNSSIYSALLIAFLAAKDGVFPGDKFIGPVGLLIAAGFAAVMVVTFGALSDRYGRVPVYRYGALFQAVIALPAFYLVTLGNVTLVWVVMVVGIAIGVQSMLGPQCPLLPELFGSQYRFTGVAMSRELSAVMAGGLVPLVGASLLAATDHSWLVLAIYSLVLALISFATTFFTPETVGRDLVLTEDAT from the coding sequence GTGCTAGTGACAACTCGTACTGAATCACCGATTGCCGATGCGGACGGCGCCGTCGTCGAACCGGAACAACTGCGGAGGGCAACTCTTGCCAGCTCCGTGGGCTCCGCTCTGGAGTATTACGACTTCTACATTTATGGCCTGGCTTCAGCCTTGATTTTTGGACCGCTTTTCTTCAAGCCCCTCGGCGAGGACGGCGCCCTGATCGCGTCGTTCGCCACATACGGCGTCGGGTTTGCCGCCCGTCCCTTCGGTGGCGTCATCTTTGGCGTTATCGGTGACAGGTTCGGCCGCAAAATGGTGCTGATTCTTACGATCGGCCTGATGGGAACCGCAAGCTTCGCCATCGGTCTGCTGCCCACGTTCGAACAGGCGGGCATGCTGGGTGCGGTCCTCCTCGTAACCCTGCGCATCCTCCAGGGTCTCGGGGCCGGTGCTGAACAGGCCGGTGCAACAACTTTGATTTCCGAAGTAGCGCCGCGCCGTCGTCGTGGATTCTTTGCTTCCCTGCCGTTCGTCGGCATCCAGCTGGGCACCCTCCTCGGTGCGGGCACGTTTGCACTGATCGCCATGGCAGACAAAGCCGTCCTTGAGGGCTGGTTGTGGCGTGTGCCGTTCCTGGCCAGCATCATCCTTATTGCGGTGGCGATCTTCATTCGGCTGCGGCTCAAGGAAACGCCGGTTTTCCAGGAGCTCGAAAAGCACAAGAACGTGGTCAAGAACCCCATCGGCCAGTTGTGGAAGCACTCCAAGAAGAACGTCCTGATCGGCATCGGACTGCGCATGGGCGAGAACGGCAACTCCTCGATCTACTCCGCACTACTGATCGCGTTCCTGGCGGCCAAAGACGGCGTGTTCCCGGGCGACAAGTTCATCGGGCCCGTAGGCCTGCTCATTGCGGCCGGCTTTGCTGCCGTCATGGTAGTCACGTTCGGCGCTCTCTCGGACCGTTACGGTCGTGTCCCGGTATACCGCTACGGCGCCCTGTTCCAAGCCGTCATCGCCCTTCCGGCGTTCTACCTCGTGACGCTCGGCAACGTGACCCTCGTCTGGGTGGTCATGGTGGTGGGCATCGCCATTGGCGTCCAGTCCATGCTTGGCCCCCAGTGCCCGCTCCTGCCTGAACTGTTCGGGTCCCAGTACCGCTTCACCGGAGTGGCCATGAGCCGCGAACTCTCCGCCGTCATGGCCGGCGGTCTTGTGCCCCTCGTGGGCGCATCGCTCCTTGCCGCAACGGATCACTCGTGGCTGGTGCTCGCCATCTATTCGCTGGTGCTGGCACTAATCTCGTTCGCCACCACGTTCTTCACTCCGGAAACCGTGGGCCGCGACCTCGTCCTCACGGAGGACGCGACCTAA